The following coding sequences are from one Acipenser ruthenus chromosome 7, fAciRut3.2 maternal haplotype, whole genome shotgun sequence window:
- the LOC131737460 gene encoding uncharacterized protein LOC131737460 isoform X2: MLYQTSLCFTMLPYALPDLSVLYNASLCFSRPLCALQCFPMLYQTSLCFTMLPYALPDLSVLYNASLCFTRPLCALQCFPMLYQTSLCFTMLPYALPDLSVLYNASLCFTRPLCALQCFPMLYQTSLCFTMLPYALPDLSVLYNASLCFTRPLCALQCFPMLYQTSLCFTMLPYALPDLSVLYNASLCCTRPLCALQCFPMLYQTSLCFTMLPYAVPDLSVFYNASLCFTRPLCALQCFPMLYHTSLWSKCYTIGAVSYCHPWILTTGEIEDQVPPMARALKDGMPERRGGIAGGNPVNCGGGGGGGGSSGTCRSEAVRVESLRRRNNHPLMMGYQYCRHYMQTHSTQPPLTQHGTPTPLCSSQHHSHSQVQQESPSFHALPGMLQRNQRPLADTPQNCSPASPDQGEEDDLSGMVAEQLRIIGDEMNDIYEQRRHEAQDWHHWRGLWRGLYSFITETLTVGYLRGLR, from the exons atgctttaccagacctctctgtgctttacaatgcttccctatgctttaccagacctctcggtgctttacaatgcttccctatgctttagcagacctctctgtgctttacaatgcttccctatgctttaccagacctctctgtgctttacaatgcttccctatgctttaccagacctctctgtgctttacaatgcttccctatgctttaccagacctctctgtgctttacaatgcttccctatgctgtaccagacctctctgtgctttacaatgcttccctatgctttaccagacctctctgtgctttacaatgcttccctatgctttaccagacctctctgtgctttacaatgcttccctatgctgtaccagacctctctgtgctttacaatgcttccctatgctttaccagacctctctgtgctttacaatgcttccctatgctttaccagacctctctgtgctttacaatgcttccctatgctgtaccagacctctctgtgctttacaatgcttccctatgctttaccagacctctctgtgctttacaatgcttccctatgctgtaccagacctctctgtgctttacaatgcttccctatgctttaccagacctctctgtgttttacaatgcttccctatgctgtaccagacctctctgtgttttacaatgcttccctatgctttaccagacctctctgtgctttacaatgcttccctatgctttaccacacctctctgtggtcAAAGTGCTATACAATAGGAGCCGTGAGTTATTGCCATCCCTGGATATTGACGACGGGCGAAATAGAG GACCAGGTGCCCCCCATGGCCCGAGCACTGAAGGACGGAATGCCAGAGAGGCGCGGAGGCATTGCCGGGGGCAACCCGGTGAACtgcggaggaggaggggggggagggggcagcTCAGGCACCTGCAGGTCCGAGGCTGTCAGAGTGGAATCGCTTCGACGGAGAAACAATCACCCCTTAATGATGGGGTACCAGTACTGCCGTCACTACATGCAGACGCACAGCACACAGCCCCCCCTCACCCAGCACGGCACCCCCACGCCACTCTGCAGCTCGCAACACCACAGTC ATTCTCAGGTCCAGCAAGAGAGTCCCAGCTTCCACGCCCTGCCTGGCATGCTGCAGAGGAACCAGCGCCCCCTGGCTGACACGCCCCAGAACTGCAGCCCCGCCTCCCCTGATCAGGGAGAAGAAGATGACTTGTCGGGAATGGTTGCCGAGCAACTGAGAATCATCGGGGATGAGATGAATGACATCTACGAGCAGAGGAGG CATGAAGCGCAGGACTGGCACCACTGGAGAGGTCTGTGGAGAGGACTGTACAGCTTCATCACAGAGACTCTGACTGTGGGATACCTGCGTGGGCTTCGATAG
- the LOC131737460 gene encoding uncharacterized protein LOC131737460 isoform X1, translated as MLYQTSLCFTMLPYALPDLSVLYNASLCFSRPLCALQCFPMLYQTSLCFTMLPYALPDLSVLYNASLCFTRPLCALQCFPMLYQTSLCFTMLPYALPDLSVLYNASLCFTRPLCALQCFPMLYQTSLCFTMLPYALPDLSVLYNASLCFTRPLCALQCFPMLYQTSLCFTMLPYALPDLSVLYNASLCCTRPLCALQCFPMLYQTSLCFTMLPYAVPDLSVFYNASLCFTRPLCALQCFPMLYHTSLWSKCYTIGAVSYCHPWILTTGEIEDQVPPMARALKDGMPERRGGIAGGNPVNCGGGGGGGGSSGTCRSEAVRVESLRRRNNHPLMMGYQYCRHYMQTHSTQPPLTQHGTPTPLCSSQHHSLDSQVQQESPSFHALPGMLQRNQRPLADTPQNCSPASPDQGEEDDLSGMVAEQLRIIGDEMNDIYEQRRHEAQDWHHWRGLWRGLYSFITETLTVGYLRGLR; from the exons atgctttaccagacctctctgtgctttacaatgcttccctatgctttaccagacctctcggtgctttacaatgcttccctatgctttagcagacctctctgtgctttacaatgcttccctatgctttaccagacctctctgtgctttacaatgcttccctatgctttaccagacctctctgtgctttacaatgcttccctatgctttaccagacctctctgtgctttacaatgcttccctatgctgtaccagacctctctgtgctttacaatgcttccctatgctttaccagacctctctgtgctttacaatgcttccctatgctttaccagacctctctgtgctttacaatgcttccctatgctgtaccagacctctctgtgctttacaatgcttccctatgctttaccagacctctctgtgctttacaatgcttccctatgctttaccagacctctctgtgctttacaatgcttccctatgctgtaccagacctctctgtgctttacaatgcttccctatgctttaccagacctctctgtgctttacaatgcttccctatgctgtaccagacctctctgtgctttacaatgcttccctatgctttaccagacctctctgtgttttacaatgcttccctatgctgtaccagacctctctgtgttttacaatgcttccctatgctttaccagacctctctgtgctttacaatgcttccctatgctttaccacacctctctgtggtcAAAGTGCTATACAATAGGAGCCGTGAGTTATTGCCATCCCTGGATATTGACGACGGGCGAAATAGAG GACCAGGTGCCCCCCATGGCCCGAGCACTGAAGGACGGAATGCCAGAGAGGCGCGGAGGCATTGCCGGGGGCAACCCGGTGAACtgcggaggaggaggggggggagggggcagcTCAGGCACCTGCAGGTCCGAGGCTGTCAGAGTGGAATCGCTTCGACGGAGAAACAATCACCCCTTAATGATGGGGTACCAGTACTGCCGTCACTACATGCAGACGCACAGCACACAGCCCCCCCTCACCCAGCACGGCACCCCCACGCCACTCTGCAGCTCGCAACACCACAGTC TAGATTCTCAGGTCCAGCAAGAGAGTCCCAGCTTCCACGCCCTGCCTGGCATGCTGCAGAGGAACCAGCGCCCCCTGGCTGACACGCCCCAGAACTGCAGCCCCGCCTCCCCTGATCAGGGAGAAGAAGATGACTTGTCGGGAATGGTTGCCGAGCAACTGAGAATCATCGGGGATGAGATGAATGACATCTACGAGCAGAGGAGG CATGAAGCGCAGGACTGGCACCACTGGAGAGGTCTGTGGAGAGGACTGTACAGCTTCATCACAGAGACTCTGACTGTGGGATACCTGCGTGGGCTTCGATAG
- the LOC131737460 gene encoding uncharacterized protein LOC131737460 isoform X3 produces the protein MARALKDGMPERRGGIAGGNPVNCGGGGGGGGSSGTCRSEAVRVESLRRRNNHPLMMGYQYCRHYMQTHSTQPPLTQHGTPTPLCSSQHHSLDSQVQQESPSFHALPGMLQRNQRPLADTPQNCSPASPDQGEEDDLSGMVAEQLRIIGDEMNDIYEQRRHEAQDWHHWRGLWRGLYSFITETLTVGYLRGLR, from the exons ATGGCCCGAGCACTGAAGGACGGAATGCCAGAGAGGCGCGGAGGCATTGCCGGGGGCAACCCGGTGAACtgcggaggaggaggggggggagggggcagcTCAGGCACCTGCAGGTCCGAGGCTGTCAGAGTGGAATCGCTTCGACGGAGAAACAATCACCCCTTAATGATGGGGTACCAGTACTGCCGTCACTACATGCAGACGCACAGCACACAGCCCCCCCTCACCCAGCACGGCACCCCCACGCCACTCTGCAGCTCGCAACACCACAGTC TAGATTCTCAGGTCCAGCAAGAGAGTCCCAGCTTCCACGCCCTGCCTGGCATGCTGCAGAGGAACCAGCGCCCCCTGGCTGACACGCCCCAGAACTGCAGCCCCGCCTCCCCTGATCAGGGAGAAGAAGATGACTTGTCGGGAATGGTTGCCGAGCAACTGAGAATCATCGGGGATGAGATGAATGACATCTACGAGCAGAGGAGG CATGAAGCGCAGGACTGGCACCACTGGAGAGGTCTGTGGAGAGGACTGTACAGCTTCATCACAGAGACTCTGACTGTGGGATACCTGCGTGGGCTTCGATAG